The Deltaproteobacteria bacterium genome has a segment encoding these proteins:
- a CDS encoding GGDEF domain-containing protein, producing the protein MLVAGIGLIDYKTGPDYGVELFYLVPVVACGIRFGAKSSITMALAASISWLLADVAGHNDNNDYLCISLWNFSTGLILFVSVGVLTARLRSSRETLTSLNERLQRLLADEATLARTDPLTGLQNRRGFREAVELEIARAHRQIRPMCLAYIDIDNFKNINDRHGHAVGDELLAQIATALRETIRAGDLPARLGGDEFGILFIGLSLTDSQNIAERILEHIRELAQRFPDCGLGASIGLAYFDNPPDFPDDLLVPADTAMYQAKDNGKAQVVVWQSTHAAKSVTYQRASSRNLD; encoded by the coding sequence ATGCTAGTAGCTGGCATCGGGTTGATCGACTATAAAACCGGCCCTGATTATGGCGTTGAGCTATTTTATTTAGTGCCCGTAGTAGCTTGCGGTATTCGTTTTGGCGCCAAGTCATCTATCACAATGGCATTGGCTGCCAGCATTTCTTGGTTGTTGGCAGATGTAGCTGGACACAACGATAATAATGATTACCTATGTATTTCGCTTTGGAACTTTTCTACTGGTCTGATTCTTTTTGTATCAGTTGGCGTACTTACTGCTAGATTACGTAGTAGTCGAGAAACCCTAACCTCATTAAACGAGCGATTGCAACGGTTGCTTGCGGATGAGGCTACTTTAGCGAGAACGGATCCCTTAACTGGATTGCAAAATCGCCGTGGTTTTCGTGAAGCAGTAGAATTAGAAATTGCGCGCGCACATCGGCAAATTCGTCCAATGTGTTTAGCCTATATAGATATTGATAATTTTAAGAATATTAATGATCGTCATGGTCATGCTGTGGGTGATGAATTACTTGCTCAAATTGCTACGGCTCTGCGTGAAACTATACGTGCTGGTGACCTACCAGCTCGTCTTGGCGGTGATGAGTTTGGTATATTATTTATTGGTTTGTCATTAACTGACTCACAAAATATTGCAGAACGAATACTAGAACATATACGTGAATTGGCGCAGCGCTTTCCTGATTGTGGTCTTGGTGCCAGCATTGGTTTAGCTTATTTTGATAACCCTCCTGATTTTCCTGATGACTTACTAGTGCCAGCGGATACTGCAATGTATCAAGCTAAAGATAATGGTAAGGCACAAGTTGTAGTATGGCAGAGTACACATGCGGCTAAATCAGTTACTTATCAACGGGCTAGTTCTCGTAACCTCGATTAG
- the pilM gene encoding type IV pilus assembly protein PilM, whose product MARKLCLGIDIGASAVKLCLLARSKRTYMLERFGIVPLPSETIVDGALMNSARVVEAITELISAHRIKVKQAAIAISGHSVIIKKIPLPQMTREELEDQIQWEAEQFIPFDINDVNLDVQIVNQESSQKGHMDVVLVAAKKDYVNEYTSVVIEAGLEPVICDIDAFAVQNMFEANYEMQPEKTYALVNIGAAKTNINIVARGISTFTRDLTVGGNTFTEEIQKQLSVSREEAEALKIGSGAEKTNNVDMVVPQEVDRAIRSIAESVTTEIQRSIDFYVATSADPAPAAIYISGGSARLSILIKAIEERMGIPIIVADPFRQIVIADGDREYTRLMGPTAAVAVGLALRFPGDS is encoded by the coding sequence GTGGCACGCAAACTATGTTTAGGAATAGATATTGGCGCCAGCGCAGTAAAGCTTTGTCTGCTTGCACGCTCAAAACGAACTTATATGCTTGAGCGTTTTGGTATTGTACCTTTGCCATCTGAGACCATTGTCGATGGCGCGCTAATGAATTCAGCTAGAGTAGTTGAGGCGATTACCGAATTAATATCAGCTCATCGTATTAAAGTTAAACAGGCAGCGATTGCAATTTCGGGCCATTCAGTAATCATAAAAAAAATTCCCTTGCCGCAAATGACCAGAGAAGAGCTTGAAGATCAAATTCAATGGGAAGCTGAGCAATTTATTCCATTTGATATAAATGACGTGAATCTTGATGTGCAGATCGTTAATCAAGAAAGTTCGCAAAAAGGCCATATGGATGTGGTCTTGGTAGCGGCTAAAAAAGATTATGTTAATGAGTATACTTCAGTAGTTATTGAAGCAGGTCTTGAGCCAGTAATTTGCGACATTGATGCATTTGCAGTGCAAAATATGTTTGAAGCTAATTATGAAATGCAGCCAGAAAAAACCTATGCTTTGGTGAATATTGGTGCAGCAAAAACCAATATCAATATTGTGGCACGTGGTATTTCAACCTTCACTCGTGATTTAACGGTTGGGGGTAATACCTTTACCGAAGAGATTCAAAAGCAACTGTCAGTCAGCCGTGAAGAAGCTGAAGCGTTAAAGATAGGCAGTGGGGCAGAAAAAACAAATAACGTTGATATGGTTGTACCACAAGAAGTTGATCGAGCTATACGCTCAATTGCTGAGTCGGTAACCACTGAAATTCAACGTTCAATCGATTTTTATGTTGCCACTAGTGCTGATCCAGCACCAGCAGCAATTTACATTTCTGGTGGTTCAGCTCGTTTAAGTATCTTGATTAAAGCTATTGAAGAACGCATGGGGATACCGATTATTGTCGCCGATCCTTTCCGTCAAATAGTGATTGCAGATGGAGATCGTGAATACACCCGTTTAATGGGGCCAACTGCGGCGGTAGCTGTTGGTTTAGCTTTACGTTTTCCAGGAGACTCATAA
- a CDS encoding PilN domain-containing protein, protein MMRINLLPVRAARRQVSARQELLIMSGTLVVIIAGLFAWWTVETAKISDMQERVDTVRAEMETVKKDVIRVQEFKTKAELLERKLKVIEELKLKKIGPAKMLDDLAAILTDERKVWLTKLVEKDGTMTLEGGAMEEQNISEFQIALTKRSKIFSQVRLNVVTAQKINGVPYLTWIMVCKANYAAG, encoded by the coding sequence ATGATGCGCATCAATCTACTTCCGGTGCGCGCAGCGCGGCGCCAAGTTTCAGCACGTCAAGAGCTGCTGATTATGTCGGGTACTTTGGTGGTGATTATTGCCGGCTTGTTTGCTTGGTGGACGGTAGAGACTGCCAAAATTAGTGACATGCAAGAACGAGTGGATACGGTACGCGCTGAGATGGAGACGGTGAAGAAAGACGTAATAAGGGTTCAAGAATTTAAAACAAAAGCAGAATTACTTGAACGCAAACTTAAGGTAATTGAAGAATTAAAATTAAAAAAAATTGGTCCGGCAAAAATGCTCGATGACCTTGCAGCGATTCTTACTGATGAACGTAAAGTGTGGCTGACCAAACTGGTTGAGAAAGATGGGACCATGACCCTCGAAGGAGGGGCGATGGAGGAACAAAATATTTCAGAATTTCAAATTGCCTTAACTAAAAGGTCAAAGATTTTTTCACAAGTGCGGCTGAATGTAGTAACCGCGCAAAAGATAAACGGTGTGCCATATCTTACGTGGATTATGGTTTGTAAAGCCAACTACGCGGCGGGATGA
- the pilO gene encoding type 4a pilus biogenesis protein PilO, protein MEDFLVRYAKIPIRQRIGVFALITLLILVGHWYFIYSGQSQKYEALQQQYTQLETERAEKQAYVENLQRYEARLQELQQSLNTARSQLPDDPDVPQLLAQIGSKAKQAGLEIDRFAPTGEQPKDFYAEILFDVKIHGSFHEIGTFIDSMGKLDRILNVSNLSLINPRTINQKIILESTFMIKTYRFLDKVAPGEGK, encoded by the coding sequence ATGGAAGATTTTCTCGTTCGCTATGCCAAAATACCAATTCGACAACGTATTGGCGTATTTGCGCTTATTACATTGTTAATATTAGTTGGACATTGGTACTTTATTTATTCTGGTCAGTCGCAAAAATATGAAGCGCTACAACAGCAATACACCCAATTAGAAACTGAGCGTGCTGAGAAACAAGCGTATGTCGAAAATTTACAAAGATATGAGGCTCGACTGCAGGAACTACAACAAAGCCTAAATACCGCGCGTTCGCAATTACCTGATGATCCTGATGTACCGCAATTGCTGGCGCAAATTGGCAGCAAAGCTAAACAAGCTGGCTTAGAGATTGATCGTTTCGCTCCTACAGGGGAGCAGCCTAAAGATTTTTATGCGGAGATTCTATTTGATGTAAAAATTCATGGTTCTTTTCATGAGATTGGCACTTTTATAGATTCGATGGGAAAACTCGATCGTATATTAAATGTAAGCAATTTATCGCTGATTAATCCGCGCACGATTAATCAAAAAATAATACTTGAGAGTACTTTTATGATAAAAACCTATCGATTTCTTGATAAGGTTGCGCCGGGGGAGGGTAAATGA
- a CDS encoding pilus assembly protein PilP: MKVNSSYLSFSVAILSCWSVLLLASCSEEPQKAANVTTAKQAPKVTTLLQTTVEQKQPYSYSPVGKRDPFYSYLAEMEASSRGAIQRHREPTESFELDQYRLTGVVTGTSQPRAMVEDPEGKGHAIKIGTRLGKRGGIVTRVSNDGIIVTEEFLTPTGDKVRVPITIKLPQPELNIGRDR; the protein is encoded by the coding sequence ATGAAAGTTAATAGTAGCTACTTATCATTTAGCGTAGCAATACTTAGTTGCTGGTCAGTTTTATTATTAGCTAGCTGTAGTGAAGAACCACAAAAAGCTGCTAATGTGACAACTGCTAAACAAGCGCCAAAAGTTACAACGCTGCTACAAACAACTGTAGAACAAAAACAGCCATATTCCTATTCACCGGTTGGAAAACGTGATCCATTTTATTCTTATCTTGCTGAAATGGAAGCGTCATCACGTGGTGCAATACAGCGCCATCGAGAACCAACTGAAAGCTTTGAGCTCGATCAATATCGTTTAACCGGAGTAGTTACCGGCACATCACAACCTAGAGCTATGGTCGAAGATCCTGAAGGTAAGGGACATGCAATTAAAATTGGCACACGTTTAGGCAAACGTGGCGGAATTGTAACTCGGGTAAGTAATGACGGAATTATTGTTACTGAAGAATTTCTTACACCTACTGGTGATAAAGTACGTGTCCCCATAACTATTAAGCTACCGCAGCCAGAGCTTAATATTGGAAGGGATCGTTAA
- the pilQ gene encoding type IV pilus secretin PilQ, which translates to MAMRSKTTVAVFLKGCAKLFNEFFTTKSQVCKVKQKPNACNLGLRRINCAMFLSILIIIISISINNVNAATRNELLDIKIEKQEAGRLIRIQTETAPIFTVFRLIDPMRIVVDISGGSIAKIKGPIDVEDGIVSQIATRQFNANGLYIARVIIGFDSDVPYQVVADGNAVLVTTGAAIKDTKQPIATPVEDQSNRGLLSKETDSSGEIDQNQNNSGHKSDTSNTKQEVAHVEIASINTKHEQVKTNAEIKDIKVTKQDEKAEVKSKKETDEKQIIVTKNETTNTKVKDKSATFSQKSDKKLNSNAKILRCSGVSVSQAAGGTILISLNGEPIFKQQHIDNPPRLVIDLPNTKRNTRRTTYKVNVPWAKRVRLGDHNTTTRVVIDLNRFEIEPKIKVNSKGLSVSISARTSEKNTASVKNATAVLPITKTHIAKVQDVSFERQGNKARIVIKLSSIPTVMVDDRSRRNWVMQLRDTTLPKKLERSLDTLAYATTVKMVSTFQSSQDPPMVNIVANLQGGSQASQKLSQHGKTIVWEIEGQDSKTVATSATPQTAAFAAGATTLANSMPKQSHKRVNMRLKDADLVNVIRFIADVTGENIIVSEAVKGKVTVNLRNVPWEQALDTILKSRGFDKVRHNNIIRISTAAEIQQERERDIAKRKVLIETGETVIRMITINYAIAKELLEKLKPMLSPRGSIQVDDRTNTIVVEDLRDNIKRIVSLARRLDRQTPQVLIEARIVEASSNYIQELGIQWGGTGQASSQYGNSTGLTFPGEVIASGAADDQQTVNTGTINPGRFAVNLPAAIGAGSGGGLGFIFGSAGGGQLLSLRLSALETNGTGRIISSPRIATLDNRTAKIAQGVDIPISTTSAAGTNTRFIPANLELEVTPHVTNDGTVLLRLKTSKNEPDFANRGASGDPTIVKKSAETEVMVRDGDTAVIGGIYTRNTSETYAEVPFFSKIPIIGWLFKKKRNEDRRAELLVFITPRIVNRESALISDAAATISSTPEAPAISAPGESVGSGNTSPATESPSSEGM; encoded by the coding sequence ATGGCGATGCGCAGCAAGACAACTGTCGCCGTATTTTTAAAGGGTTGTGCTAAACTATTTAACGAATTCTTCACTACGAAATCGCAAGTCTGTAAAGTTAAGCAAAAACCAAATGCATGCAACTTAGGTTTGCGCCGGATTAACTGTGCGATGTTTCTCAGTATATTAATTATAATTATATCTATCAGTATAAATAATGTTAATGCTGCAACCCGTAACGAATTATTAGACATTAAAATTGAGAAGCAAGAGGCTGGTAGATTAATTCGTATTCAAACAGAAACTGCTCCAATTTTTACAGTATTTCGTTTGATTGATCCTATGAGGATTGTTGTTGATATTTCTGGTGGCAGTATTGCCAAAATAAAAGGACCGATTGATGTTGAAGATGGTATTGTAAGTCAAATTGCCACCCGACAATTTAACGCTAACGGTCTTTATATTGCACGAGTTATTATTGGTTTCGATTCTGATGTACCATATCAGGTCGTCGCTGATGGTAATGCAGTTTTAGTAACTACTGGTGCAGCAATCAAAGATACTAAGCAACCAATCGCCACACCTGTTGAAGATCAATCAAACAGAGGTCTACTAAGTAAAGAAACTGATAGTAGTGGTGAAATAGATCAAAATCAGAATAACAGCGGACATAAATCAGATACCTCTAATACTAAACAAGAGGTTGCTCATGTTGAAATAGCATCCATAAATACAAAACATGAACAAGTAAAAACCAACGCAGAAATTAAAGACATTAAAGTAACTAAGCAAGACGAAAAGGCTGAAGTAAAAAGCAAAAAAGAAACTGATGAAAAACAGATTATAGTTACTAAAAATGAAACAACTAATACCAAGGTAAAAGACAAATCAGCAACTTTTTCTCAAAAAAGCGATAAGAAACTTAATAGTAATGCAAAAATATTACGTTGTTCAGGTGTATCAGTAAGCCAAGCTGCCGGTGGCACCATACTTATTAGTTTAAACGGCGAACCTATATTTAAACAACAACATATAGATAATCCCCCACGTTTGGTTATTGATTTGCCTAACACCAAACGTAATACGCGACGTACTACTTATAAGGTTAATGTTCCTTGGGCAAAACGAGTACGTTTGGGTGATCATAACACTACCACCCGCGTAGTTATTGATCTTAACCGTTTTGAAATTGAACCTAAGATAAAGGTCAATAGTAAAGGGCTGTCGGTTAGTATTAGTGCAAGAACTTCAGAGAAGAACACCGCAAGCGTTAAGAACGCCACCGCGGTTTTACCTATCACTAAAACTCATATTGCAAAAGTGCAAGATGTTAGTTTTGAACGTCAAGGTAATAAAGCGCGTATCGTAATAAAATTATCTTCAATCCCAACAGTGATGGTTGATGATCGCTCACGTAGAAATTGGGTAATGCAACTACGCGATACTACATTACCTAAAAAACTCGAACGCAGTCTTGATACTTTAGCATATGCTACGACGGTAAAGATGGTTTCAACTTTTCAATCTTCGCAAGACCCACCAATGGTAAATATTGTTGCCAATCTTCAAGGCGGCAGTCAGGCCTCACAAAAGCTATCTCAGCATGGCAAAACCATAGTTTGGGAAATTGAAGGGCAAGATAGCAAAACAGTTGCTACTAGTGCGACTCCACAAACCGCAGCATTTGCAGCAGGAGCAACAACTTTAGCTAATAGTATGCCAAAACAATCGCATAAACGGGTAAATATGCGACTTAAGGATGCTGATCTAGTAAATGTAATTAGATTTATCGCCGATGTTACCGGAGAAAACATTATAGTTTCTGAGGCGGTTAAAGGCAAGGTAACAGTTAATTTACGCAATGTCCCTTGGGAACAGGCACTTGATACAATTTTAAAATCACGTGGTTTTGATAAAGTGAGACATAATAACATTATAAGAATTTCAACAGCCGCTGAAATTCAACAAGAACGTGAACGTGATATTGCCAAACGTAAAGTTTTAATTGAAACCGGTGAAACAGTTATTCGTATGATTACGATTAACTATGCCATTGCCAAAGAACTGCTTGAAAAACTAAAACCCATGCTTTCACCACGTGGTTCTATTCAAGTTGATGATCGTACCAATACCATTGTAGTTGAAGACCTACGTGACAACATTAAACGCATAGTAAGTCTTGCCCGTCGTTTAGATCGACAAACACCACAAGTTCTTATTGAGGCGCGAATTGTCGAAGCCTCAAGCAATTATATTCAAGAGCTTGGAATTCAGTGGGGAGGTACTGGGCAAGCTTCTTCTCAATATGGCAATTCTACTGGTTTGACGTTTCCTGGTGAAGTTATTGCTTCGGGTGCGGCAGATGATCAACAGACAGTAAATACTGGGACAATTAATCCGGGTCGCTTTGCGGTTAATTTACCAGCCGCAATCGGCGCAGGCTCTGGTGGTGGTCTCGGATTTATTTTTGGTTCTGCCGGCGGTGGGCAATTGTTAAGTTTGCGTCTTTCAGCGCTAGAAACTAATGGCACAGGTCGAATTATTAGTTCACCTAGAATCGCGACGCTTGATAATCGTACTGCTAAAATTGCACAGGGTGTTGACATTCCGATAAGTACGACATCGGCTGCTGGTACCAATACGAGATTTATTCCGGCAAATCTCGAACTCGAAGTTACTCCTCATGTAACTAATGACGGCACCGTATTATTAAGGCTTAAAACTTCAAAAAATGAACCTGATTTTGCCAACCGGGGCGCCAGCGGTGATCCAACTATTGTTAAAAAATCAGCAGAAACTGAAGTTATGGTGCGCGATGGCGATACTGCCGTCATTGGCGGTATCTATACGCGCAATACTTCTGAGACATATGCAGAAGTACCATTTTTTAGCAAAATACCAATAATTGGTTGGCTATTTAAGAAAAAACGCAATGAAGATCGACGTGCGGAGTTGCTGGTTTTTATTACACCACGTATTGTCAATCGCGAGTCAGCTTTGATTAGTGATGCTGCAGCTACGATAAGTAGTACGCCAGAAGCACCAGCGATTTCAGCACCAGGTGAGTCGGTAGGCAGCGGCAATACTAGCCCAGCTACAGAGTCACCATCTTCAGAGGGCATGTAA
- the aroC gene encoding chorismate synthase, giving the protein MLRLLTAGESHGPGQTVIIEGLPAGLEINSEEINRDLARRQKGYGRGERMKIETDKAVIRSGVRLGRTMGTPLAFTIDNHDYINWEKSMSPQPPAPDAEVPDISLVRPRPGHADLAGALKFQQKDVRNILERTSARHTAARVAVGSIAKAILSTHGIDVLGHVLAIGSVNANPDTADLANLRKVCEASQVRCADDGASQEMMKLIDSTISQGDSLGGRVEVIATGVPPGLGHFAEWDRRLDARLAQTVMSIPAIKAFEIGDGFLVGTIPGSQAHDEIIYDFETKRYRHTTNHSGGIEGGLSNGERIIVRAVMKPIPTLARPLKSVDLVTHEVVDAGKERTDSVAVPACAVVCEAAVAWVIATAFLERFGGDTIEEVTASYQRYLTGLDQL; this is encoded by the coding sequence ATGTTGCGTTTGTTAACAGCAGGAGAGTCACACGGGCCCGGGCAAACTGTAATTATTGAGGGTTTGCCTGCGGGTCTTGAAATTAATAGTGAAGAAATAAACCGCGATTTAGCTCGACGCCAAAAAGGATACGGTCGCGGTGAACGTATGAAGATCGAGACCGATAAAGCAGTTATTCGATCTGGTGTTCGCTTAGGTCGTACAATGGGCACGCCTTTGGCTTTTACCATTGATAACCATGATTATATCAATTGGGAAAAATCAATGTCTCCTCAGCCACCAGCGCCTGATGCAGAAGTGCCAGATATTTCTTTAGTGCGACCGCGCCCTGGACATGCTGATCTTGCTGGGGCGTTAAAGTTTCAGCAAAAAGATGTGCGTAATATTTTAGAACGTACCAGTGCAAGACATACAGCAGCACGAGTGGCTGTCGGTAGCATTGCCAAAGCAATTTTATCTACGCATGGCATTGATGTATTAGGACATGTATTAGCTATTGGTTCGGTAAACGCTAATCCGGATACCGCTGATCTGGCAAATTTACGTAAAGTTTGTGAAGCTTCACAAGTACGATGTGCTGACGATGGCGCTAGTCAGGAGATGATGAAGCTGATCGACAGTACCATCAGTCAAGGCGATTCTTTAGGTGGACGCGTTGAAGTCATTGCCACTGGTGTACCTCCAGGACTTGGGCATTTTGCTGAATGGGATCGACGTTTAGATGCGCGTCTGGCACAAACGGTGATGAGTATACCAGCTATAAAAGCCTTTGAGATCGGCGATGGTTTTCTTGTTGGCACTATACCAGGCTCACAGGCACATGATGAAATTATTTATGACTTTGAAACAAAACGTTATCGACATACTACTAATCACTCTGGTGGTATTGAAGGTGGCCTATCAAATGGTGAGCGCATTATTGTTCGTGCAGTGATGAAGCCAATTCCGACGCTGGCTCGGCCCCTAAAATCTGTAGATTTAGTGACTCATGAAGTAGTTGATGCAGGAAAGGAGCGCACTGACTCGGTTGCGGTACCTGCATGCGCGGTTGTTTGTGAAGCAGCAGTAGCATGGGTGATAGCGACAGCATTTCTTGAGCGTTTTGGGGGGGATACTATTGAAGAAGTCACTGCAAGTTACCAGCGCTATCTTACTGGATTGGATCAACTATAA
- the aroB gene encoding 3-dehydroquinate synthase, translated as MVRVRKDNSGERRHVAIVGFAGSGKTTIGQTIAKRLGATFIDLDAVISKSANRSITEIFREHGEVGFRAYERAALREVLEKNTPTVIATGGSTFVDASMRGWVQAVARTIYLKASPEVILTRIGAGSGSGRMIRPILSGSNPLATIKRLLNECYLAYEQSDIVINTDNAGCEEVAAEILAALERRERLPKHDNRFEAKVMVSKRGDSQQGKIKEAKMLENKDESIDEIVAVSGQNPDGTALLRVHTTTGSYPVELRHDAGLWIAQAIAVVAEGTRIAIISDDTVAKLHSQALRDSLAAQNKQVTLHTFLPGETSKTLDTAGLLYDELLTAGLTRSDAVVALGGGVVGDVAGFVASTFLRGIAVIQVPTTTLAAVDSSVGGKTAVNTPRGKNLVGTFYPPRAVLVAATHLATQQLRQHVAGIVEAVKMAATLDREVFQALTNEAPALLAFEPKSLARNIARAITLKAGVVTRDEHEHGERAVLNYGHTIGHAIEVGESYRFLHGEAVALGMIAEAEWAEDTGIASDVVAPLTKVLKSLGAPTDWRQATIDLAAMGLDKKRQGSTVKLPIVTTIGSYKFSSVQLDDLVSFIKSRSG; from the coding sequence ATGGTGCGAGTTCGCAAAGATAACAGCGGTGAGCGGCGACACGTAGCCATCGTTGGTTTTGCGGGCTCTGGCAAGACGACCATTGGTCAAACTATAGCTAAGCGTTTAGGTGCTACATTTATTGATCTTGATGCGGTTATTAGTAAATCGGCAAACCGTTCTATCACTGAAATTTTTCGTGAGCATGGCGAGGTTGGTTTTCGCGCTTATGAACGAGCGGCATTACGTGAAGTGTTAGAAAAAAACACACCAACTGTTATAGCAACCGGTGGCAGTACTTTTGTTGATGCTTCGATGCGTGGTTGGGTGCAGGCGGTTGCTCGTACGATTTATTTAAAAGCTAGTCCAGAAGTAATATTAACTCGTATAGGTGCTGGCTCAGGTAGTGGTAGAATGATAAGACCAATACTCTCAGGCTCAAATCCTTTAGCCACTATAAAAAGATTGCTAAACGAATGTTATCTCGCCTACGAGCAAAGTGATATTGTCATAAATACTGATAATGCTGGATGTGAAGAAGTAGCCGCTGAAATTTTGGCGGCCTTAGAACGTCGTGAGCGATTACCAAAGCATGATAATCGATTTGAAGCAAAAGTGATGGTCAGTAAAAGGGGTGATTCGCAGCAAGGTAAAATTAAGGAAGCAAAGATGTTAGAGAATAAAGATGAATCTATTGATGAAATAGTAGCCGTTTCAGGACAAAACCCTGATGGTACGGCTTTACTACGAGTTCATACGACAACGGGCAGTTATCCAGTAGAATTAAGGCATGATGCAGGGCTATGGATTGCGCAGGCGATTGCAGTAGTTGCAGAAGGTACCCGCATAGCCATTATTTCTGATGATACTGTAGCTAAATTACATTCCCAAGCTTTACGTGACAGCTTAGCCGCACAAAATAAGCAAGTAACTTTACATACATTTCTGCCAGGCGAAACTTCAAAAACCTTGGATACCGCAGGTTTGCTTTATGATGAACTACTTACAGCAGGATTAACTCGAAGTGATGCGGTAGTGGCGTTAGGTGGAGGTGTAGTTGGTGATGTAGCTGGTTTTGTCGCATCAACTTTTTTGCGTGGCATTGCGGTAATTCAAGTGCCAACGACAACACTGGCTGCAGTTGATTCAAGCGTTGGTGGTAAAACTGCAGTAAATACTCCACGAGGTAAGAATTTAGTTGGTACCTTTTATCCACCGCGTGCAGTGTTAGTTGCAGCAACACATTTAGCAACACAGCAATTACGACAACATGTTGCCGGTATTGTTGAAGCCGTAAAAATGGCGGCCACGCTTGATCGTGAGGTTTTTCAAGCTTTAACAAATGAGGCCCCGGCATTGCTTGCTTTTGAACCAAAATCATTAGCACGAAATATTGCTCGTGCTATTACTTTAAAGGCAGGAGTAGTTACGCGTGATGAACATGAACATGGTGAGCGTGCTGTGCTAAACTATGGTCATACTATTGGTCATGCTATTGAAGTAGGTGAATCGTATCGCTTCTTGCATGGAGAGGCTGTGGCGCTCGGGATGATTGCAGAAGCAGAATGGGCAGAAGACACAGGGATTGCCAGCGATGTTGTAGCGCCACTAACAAAAGTTTTAAAAAGTTTGGGTGCGCCAACTGATTGGCGTCAAGCAACTATTGATCTAGCGGCTATGGGTCTTGATAAAAAACGCCAAGGTTCAACGGTAAAGTTGCCTATTGTAACAACTATTGGGTCATATAAATTTTCTTCGGTGCAACTTGATGACTTAGTATCTTTTATTAAGAGCAGGAGCGGCTAA
- a CDS encoding tetratricopeptide repeat protein produces MAELTWNTVTMAELHYKQGHIEQALEIYREVLSREPNNANVQARISELTSILAPDRGASMGFREHIQHIVDATPGAVACTIMGFDGIAIDTYQVGGIEIDLPTLLVEYSSATQQLRHNSTQSFTGPLVEMLIRGELMTTVFRLLTDEYFLAVVLKPSALIGKARYLMRLANGPIAKELS; encoded by the coding sequence GTGGCTGAATTAACTTGGAATACTGTAACTATGGCTGAGCTTCATTATAAGCAAGGTCATATCGAACAAGCATTGGAAATCTATCGTGAAGTTCTATCTCGTGAACCAAACAATGCCAACGTACAAGCTCGTATAAGCGAACTTACTAGTATATTGGCCCCAGATAGAGGAGCAAGCATGGGTTTTCGTGAACATATTCAACATATTGTCGATGCAACCCCTGGCGCCGTAGCTTGCACTATTATGGGGTTTGACGGTATTGCCATCGATACCTATCAAGTTGGTGGTATTGAAATCGACCTACCGACGTTGTTGGTTGAGTATTCATCGGCAACTCAGCAATTACGTCACAATAGCACGCAATCTTTCACCGGGCCGCTTGTAGAAATGCTGATTCGCGGTGAGTTAATGACGACAGTATTTCGGCTTTTAACAGATGAATATTTTTTGGCGGTTGTGCTTAAACCATCGGCGTTAATTGGCAAAGCGCGTTACCTTATGCGTTTGGCCAATGGTCCAATTGCTAAGGAACTTAGCTAA
- the aroQ gene encoding type II 3-dehydroquinate dehydratase: MRIVVIHGPNLNLLGEREPGVYGSTTLAKIDAELVKIANELSVEVKSIQSNHEGILIDAIHALRGCCDGIIINAGGLTHTSVALRDALVAVAIPFIEVHVSNIFARESFRAHSYLSDVAKGIACGFGPLSYELGLRGIIAILRR; encoded by the coding sequence CTGCGTATAGTCGTCATTCACGGGCCAAATCTCAATTTGCTTGGTGAACGAGAACCTGGGGTTTATGGCAGTACCACATTAGCAAAAATTGATGCTGAGTTAGTTAAAATTGCTAATGAATTATCTGTAGAGGTAAAAAGTATACAGTCAAATCATGAAGGAATTTTAATTGATGCTATTCACGCTTTGCGTGGTTGTTGTGATGGCATCATTATAAATGCTGGTGGTTTAACCCATACTTCAGTTGCCTTACGCGATGCGTTGGTTGCAGTGGCGATTCCGTTTATTGAAGTGCATGTTTCAAATATCTTTGCACGTGAATCATTTCGCGCCCATTCATATTTAAGTGATGTTGCAAAAGGAATTGCTTGTGGTTTTGGGCCGTTATCTTATGAATTAGGTTTGCGCGGTATAATAGCTATATTGCGTCGATAA